From the Vibrio metoecus genome, one window contains:
- a CDS encoding SIS domain-containing protein: MTTFLGYSSTWLAEHNATHTAKEISHQPVLWRALAENLQQQAPSIEAFLAPLLKRDDLRIILTGAGTSAFVGDAAVPFLQPELNFQMESIPTTDLVSNPELYLDADRPTLLISYARSGNSPESVASVALADQRVKECYHLFLTCNGEGALSRYAQQAKRALCVLMPEGSNDKSFAMTSSFSCMLMATLMLLGKSSQNAIQATAELCESKLVQWPEAIKQLAALPYERLIVLGSGGFAGLAREASLKSLELSAGKVMTAFDSSLGFRHGPKFAINHKALVIQLLSSDDYTRQYDLDLLREIRRDNQALRHIALTETPLNEDDVFELGHLGLGDRWLCFPYILFCQMLAFEKSLQLGLGPDNPCPTGEVNRVVQGVTIYPYPQQPVLNQ; encoded by the coding sequence ATGACAACTTTTTTAGGTTATTCATCCACTTGGCTTGCTGAGCATAACGCGACCCATACGGCAAAAGAGATTTCTCATCAGCCCGTATTGTGGCGCGCTTTAGCCGAGAATTTGCAGCAACAAGCGCCAAGCATTGAAGCTTTTCTGGCTCCGCTATTAAAGCGTGATGATTTGCGCATTATTTTGACCGGTGCTGGCACTTCTGCCTTTGTCGGCGATGCGGCCGTGCCGTTTTTGCAACCTGAATTGAATTTTCAAATGGAATCAATCCCGACGACGGATTTGGTTTCTAACCCTGAACTGTATCTGGATGCGGATCGTCCGACCTTGCTGATTTCCTACGCACGCTCCGGCAATAGCCCAGAGAGTGTGGCCTCGGTGGCCTTGGCGGATCAACGGGTCAAAGAGTGCTATCACCTGTTTTTAACCTGCAATGGCGAAGGGGCGTTATCGCGTTACGCACAGCAAGCCAAGCGTGCCTTATGTGTGCTGATGCCAGAAGGATCAAATGACAAAAGTTTTGCCATGACCTCCAGCTTTAGCTGCATGTTGATGGCGACACTGATGCTGTTGGGAAAATCTTCTCAAAACGCGATTCAAGCCACGGCAGAATTGTGCGAAAGCAAACTCGTGCAGTGGCCTGAAGCGATTAAACAGTTGGCGGCGCTGCCTTATGAACGCCTGATTGTGCTTGGCAGTGGTGGCTTTGCTGGATTGGCACGCGAGGCTTCACTCAAATCGTTAGAACTGAGTGCCGGCAAAGTGATGACGGCTTTTGATTCCTCACTCGGTTTTCGTCACGGGCCTAAATTTGCCATCAATCACAAGGCGCTGGTTATTCAACTGCTGTCGAGTGATGACTACACCCGTCAATACGATCTGGATCTATTGCGCGAAATTCGCCGTGATAACCAAGCGCTGCGTCACATCGCCTTGACCGAAACCCCACTCAACGAAGACGACGTATTTGAGCTCGGACATTTAGGTCTTGGCGATCGTTGGCTCTGTTTCCCTTACATCCTGTTTTGCCAAATGTTGGCGTTTGAAAAATCGCTCCAGCTTGGTTTGGGGCCTGATAACCCATGCCCAACCGGCGAAGTTAACCGTGTCGTACAAGGCGTCACGATTTATCCCTACCCACAGCAACCTGTTTTGAATCAATAA
- a CDS encoding D-tagatose-bisphosphate aldolase, class II, non-catalytic subunit, translating to MKTLLSLIQQHKQGQAKGIYSVCSAHPLVLEAAIKQAARDGQLVLIEATSNQVNQFGGYTGMTPQAFADYVFTLAARLDFPRERMILGGDHLGPNCWQHLPARQAMEYSAQLIHDYVSAGFSKIHLDCSMACEGDELPLSEAMMAERAAQLCMVAEQAWKNRGGEAPVYVIGTEVPTPGGALESLQDHELQVTQPEQALATLGAHHQAFSDLGLGYVWPRVIGLVVQPGVEFDHHQVHHYQSTQAQALSKMIESQPHLVFEAHSTDYQNPQAYHELIRDHFAILKVGPALTFAVREALFALDAAEKEWIGVHQASHLRDTIEQVMHEQPNYWRSHYQSKGHQQFLDCNYSLSDRIRYYWTHPEVQTAQQALFEHLIEKPLPTTLLSQYLPNQARAIAQQHIANHPAEIIVHKIMEVTQLYSDACYRNAAVCKETI from the coding sequence ATGAAAACGCTACTCTCTTTAATTCAGCAACATAAACAAGGCCAAGCTAAGGGCATCTACTCGGTATGCTCAGCGCATCCACTGGTGTTGGAAGCGGCGATCAAACAAGCGGCTCGCGATGGTCAGTTGGTGTTGATTGAAGCAACCTCCAACCAAGTGAATCAGTTTGGCGGTTATACAGGGATGACGCCCCAAGCGTTTGCGGATTATGTCTTCACCTTAGCAGCGCGTTTGGATTTTCCGCGAGAACGGATGATTTTGGGCGGTGATCATCTTGGTCCCAACTGCTGGCAGCATCTGCCTGCGAGACAGGCAATGGAATATTCTGCACAACTGATTCATGACTACGTGAGTGCAGGGTTTAGCAAAATTCATCTCGACTGTTCTATGGCTTGTGAAGGCGATGAGCTGCCGTTGAGCGAAGCGATGATGGCCGAGCGTGCCGCGCAGCTGTGCATGGTGGCTGAACAAGCATGGAAAAACCGTGGCGGTGAAGCACCTGTGTATGTGATTGGTACTGAAGTGCCGACGCCGGGTGGGGCTTTGGAATCTTTGCAAGACCATGAGCTGCAAGTCACTCAGCCAGAGCAAGCGCTCGCAACCTTAGGTGCGCATCACCAAGCCTTTAGTGATTTGGGGTTAGGTTATGTGTGGCCTCGGGTGATTGGTTTAGTGGTACAGCCGGGCGTGGAGTTTGATCATCACCAAGTGCATCACTACCAAAGTACTCAAGCCCAAGCGCTGAGCAAGATGATTGAAAGCCAACCGCATTTGGTGTTCGAAGCGCACTCGACCGATTATCAAAACCCGCAGGCATACCATGAGCTTATTCGCGATCACTTCGCGATTTTGAAAGTCGGTCCCGCGCTGACTTTCGCGGTACGTGAAGCGCTGTTTGCCTTAGATGCCGCTGAAAAAGAGTGGATTGGCGTACATCAAGCCTCCCACCTGCGTGACACCATTGAGCAAGTGATGCATGAGCAGCCGAATTATTGGCGCTCCCACTATCAAAGCAAAGGGCACCAGCAATTTCTGGATTGTAACTACAGTCTGAGTGACCGTATTCGTTACTACTGGACACACCCTGAAGTGCAAACGGCGCAGCAAGCACTGTTTGAGCATCTGATTGAAAAACCATTACCGACCACTTTGTTAAGCCAATACCTGCCGAATCAGGCTCGGGCGATTGCGCAGCAGCACATCGCTAATCATCCCGCTGAGATCATCGTTCACAAAATTATGGAAGTCACTCAGCTCTATTCCGATGCCTGTTACCGCAATGCAGCTGTTTGTAAGGAGACGATTTAA
- the agaR gene encoding transcriptional repressor AgaR: MTSAERRQRIMSHIVQHGTGKVDEFALTFNVSAVTIRHDLNLLEKEGCVFRCYGGANLNPNFAFDQPLYRKDQLNRDIKQMIAFAAVQLIGDGEAIILDSGSTIALMPQHLTQKKLVVMTNALNTAYQLSHNDNVELHVIGGSLRRASCSLTGHHGEQQIRSYLFDKLFLGVDGFDLQAGITTPDNHEAQVNRAMCDVARQVIAVTDSSKFGRKSFCMIRAASQIDVLVTDSHIPPATHQALLDMGVHVILADQTSPHRKLN; encoded by the coding sequence ATGACCAGCGCAGAACGTCGACAACGAATCATGTCCCATATCGTGCAACACGGTACGGGGAAAGTGGATGAATTCGCTCTGACCTTCAATGTTTCTGCGGTCACCATCCGTCATGACCTTAATCTTTTGGAAAAAGAAGGCTGCGTTTTTCGTTGTTACGGAGGCGCGAACCTGAACCCTAATTTCGCATTTGACCAGCCGTTATACCGAAAAGATCAGTTAAATCGCGACATCAAACAGATGATTGCTTTCGCGGCAGTGCAACTGATTGGTGATGGTGAAGCGATTATTCTCGACTCGGGTTCCACTATTGCTTTGATGCCGCAGCATCTGACCCAGAAAAAATTGGTGGTGATGACTAACGCGCTCAACACCGCATACCAACTTAGCCACAACGACAATGTGGAACTGCATGTGATTGGCGGCAGTTTACGCCGTGCTTCTTGCTCGCTGACGGGGCATCACGGTGAGCAGCAAATTCGCTCCTACCTGTTTGATAAGTTGTTTTTAGGCGTGGATGGGTTTGACCTGCAAGCGGGCATCACCACACCAGATAACCACGAAGCCCAAGTAAATCGAGCGATGTGCGATGTGGCGCGACAGGTAATTGCCGTGACCGATTCTAGCAAGTTTGGTCGCAAAAGCTTTTGCATGATCCGTGCGGCAAGCCAGATCGATGTGCTGGTGACCGACAGCCATATTCCGCCAGCGACTCATCAGGCACTGCTTGATATGGGGGTGCACGTCATCCTCGCTGACCAAACTTCCCCACACCGTAAGTTGAACTAG
- the agaR gene encoding transcriptional repressor AgaR, producing the protein MTSTQRRDAILKYIQHHQSGSVNYFAEQFQVSEVTIRHDLNILEKKGCVTRCYGGALINAQFAFDQPLQDKKQLNQDIKSQLGAYAASLVEDGDTLILDSGSTTEQIAFHLTDKKQLKVMTNAINIAYHLANHDNIEVIVTGGLMRKNSYSLHGESGEALLGQFRFNKLFLGVDGFDKLAGVTTPHAGEASINRRMVDAAQMVIAVTDSSKFNRQSFCLIARPEQLDMLITDSGMPEDYRRELTAMGVDVRIVDAY; encoded by the coding sequence ATGACCTCGACCCAGCGTAGAGATGCAATTCTGAAATACATTCAGCACCACCAAAGTGGTTCGGTGAATTATTTTGCTGAGCAGTTTCAGGTGTCGGAAGTTACGATCCGCCATGATCTGAATATTCTTGAAAAAAAAGGCTGTGTCACCCGTTGCTACGGTGGTGCGCTGATCAACGCACAATTTGCGTTTGACCAACCGTTGCAAGATAAAAAGCAGCTCAATCAGGACATCAAAAGCCAGTTGGGGGCGTACGCAGCCTCTTTAGTGGAAGATGGTGACACGCTGATCCTTGATTCAGGCTCAACCACGGAGCAGATCGCCTTTCATCTCACCGATAAAAAACAGCTCAAAGTGATGACCAACGCCATCAACATTGCCTATCACTTGGCGAATCACGACAACATTGAGGTGATTGTGACTGGGGGGCTAATGCGCAAAAACTCGTATTCGTTACACGGTGAATCAGGTGAGGCGCTGCTCGGGCAGTTTCGTTTTAATAAACTGTTTCTGGGTGTTGATGGTTTCGATAAGCTGGCGGGCGTGACGACACCCCATGCGGGTGAGGCGAGTATTAACCGTAGAATGGTTGATGCGGCACAAATGGTGATTGCGGTGACCGACTCTTCAAAATTTAATCGACAAAGTTTCTGTTTGATTGCACGCCCAGAGCAGCTCGACATGTTGATCACCGATAGTGGGATGCCTGAAGATTATCGACGTGAATTGACCGCGATGGGGGTAGATGTCCGCATCGTCGATGCCTATTAA
- the arsJ gene encoding organoarsenical effux MFS transporter ArsJ, which translates to MLSQLNAHVRQYMLVTFNYWNFTLTDGALRMLVVLYFYDLGYSSLAIASLFLFYEFFGVVTNLIGGWLGARLGLNRTMNIGLGLQIIALLMLAVPASWLTIPWVMAAQALSGIAKDLNKMSAKSAIKTLVPENAQGALYKWIAILTGSKNALKGAGFFLGGALLSLIGFQYAVAAMAAVLVLVFIGSVMSLKSDLGKAKNKPKFSDIFSKSASVNILSAARLFLFGARDVWFVIALPIYLGSVFGWDHSAVGGFLALWVIGYGVIQGFAPKITGSKSEHPPTGRAAIGWALVLSLVTGLIAYGVQIQWHPEVVIIGGLMLFGAVFAVNSSLHSYLIVSYAKDDGVSLDVGFYYMANAMGRLIGTILSGWVFQLWGLAACLWFSFGFLVLTTLISFWLPNRTQE; encoded by the coding sequence ATGTTGTCCCAACTGAATGCCCATGTTCGTCAGTACATGCTCGTGACGTTCAACTACTGGAACTTTACCCTGACTGATGGGGCGCTGCGTATGTTGGTAGTGCTCTATTTCTATGATTTAGGCTATTCCAGCTTAGCGATTGCCTCGCTGTTTCTGTTCTATGAATTTTTTGGTGTGGTGACCAACTTAATTGGCGGGTGGCTTGGGGCTCGGCTTGGGCTGAATCGCACCATGAACATCGGGCTTGGCTTGCAAATCATCGCGCTTTTGATGTTGGCAGTGCCGGCAAGCTGGTTGACCATTCCTTGGGTCATGGCCGCGCAAGCTCTATCGGGCATCGCGAAAGATCTCAATAAGATGAGTGCTAAAAGCGCCATCAAAACCTTAGTGCCAGAAAATGCACAAGGCGCGTTGTATAAGTGGATTGCGATACTGACGGGTTCAAAGAATGCCTTAAAAGGCGCTGGATTCTTCTTGGGCGGCGCGTTGTTGTCTTTGATCGGTTTCCAGTACGCGGTGGCTGCTATGGCGGCTGTGTTGGTATTGGTTTTCATTGGCAGCGTAATGAGTTTGAAATCGGATCTAGGCAAGGCTAAGAACAAGCCTAAGTTTTCCGATATTTTCTCTAAATCGGCGAGTGTGAACATTCTCTCGGCGGCACGGCTCTTTCTGTTTGGCGCGCGCGATGTGTGGTTTGTCATCGCACTGCCTATCTATTTAGGTAGCGTGTTTGGTTGGGATCACAGTGCCGTAGGTGGCTTTCTGGCGCTTTGGGTGATTGGCTACGGCGTAATTCAAGGTTTTGCACCGAAAATTACGGGCAGCAAATCGGAGCATCCACCTACAGGGCGAGCCGCCATTGGTTGGGCATTGGTACTGTCCTTGGTCACGGGGCTGATTGCTTACGGTGTGCAGATACAGTGGCACCCAGAAGTAGTGATCATCGGAGGACTCATGCTGTTTGGCGCGGTATTTGCGGTGAACTCTTCACTGCATTCATACCTGATTGTCAGCTATGCCAAAGACGATGGCGTGTCGCTCGATGTCGGTTTTTACTACATGGCGAATGCAATGGGGCGCTTAATCGGCACGATATTATCCGGCTGGGTCTTTCAGCTTTGGGGGCTGGCAGCTTGTTTGTGGTTCTCTTTCGGATTTTTAGTGCTGACGACGCTGATCTCATTTTGGTTGCCGAATCGCACTCAGGAATAA
- a CDS encoding cyclin-dependent kinase inhibitor 3 family protein, which translates to MTHPTWELLVADSQASLVLTPCPGTKGTPLSESIAQLKAQGVSAVVTALSHEEMEQHGVGELPAEVEKAGLQWFHAPIEDDCAPDAAFAQDWQQCSPALHQALSRGEKVALHCMGGSGRTGLLAAHLLLEKGWPLESIITQVQALRPGAFTKEVQVEYVQQLVNS; encoded by the coding sequence ATGACGCATCCTACTTGGGAATTACTGGTAGCCGACAGTCAGGCGAGCTTAGTGCTCACACCTTGTCCGGGAACCAAAGGCACACCACTGTCGGAAAGCATTGCCCAACTGAAAGCGCAAGGGGTTTCGGCTGTAGTGACGGCGCTGAGCCATGAAGAAATGGAGCAGCATGGTGTCGGAGAGCTACCTGCGGAAGTCGAAAAAGCCGGATTACAGTGGTTTCATGCGCCGATTGAAGATGATTGCGCGCCAGATGCCGCCTTTGCGCAAGATTGGCAACAGTGCTCACCCGCTTTGCATCAGGCACTCAGCCGCGGTGAAAAAGTTGCTTTGCATTGTATGGGCGGTTCTGGTCGTACTGGCTTACTGGCCGCGCATCTGCTGCTTGAAAAAGGTTGGCCGCTGGAAAGCATCATTACTCAGGTGCAAGCATTAAGACCGGGCGCTTTTACCAAAGAAGTGCAAGTAGAGTACGTCCAACAGCTCGTGAATTCATAA
- a CDS encoding ArsJ-associated glyceraldehyde-3-phosphate dehydrogenase, giving the protein MAIKVGINGFGRIGRLALRASFDWPEIEFVQINDVAGDAATLAHLLEFDSVQGRWHHAVSSEADAILINGKRIRATQEKAIDAVDWSGCDVVIEATGKHRKGEFLNQYLAQGVKRVVVSAPVKEEGIANIVVGVNDHIFNPEQHRIVTAASCTTNCIAPVVKVIHEKLGIAQASFTTIHNLTNTQTILDAPHKDLRRARACGMSLIPTTTGSAKAIIEIFPDLKGKIDGHAVRVPLANASLTDIIFDVERDTTVEEINQLLKQASENELKGILGFEERPLVSIDYQGDQRSTIVDALSTMVVGKRMVKIYAWYDNEMGYATRTAELVRKVGLA; this is encoded by the coding sequence ATGGCAATTAAAGTCGGAATTAATGGATTTGGTCGTATCGGGCGTTTGGCTTTAAGAGCTTCGTTTGATTGGCCTGAGATTGAATTTGTACAGATCAATGATGTGGCGGGCGATGCTGCAACATTGGCACACCTTTTGGAGTTCGATTCGGTACAAGGTCGTTGGCACCATGCCGTGAGCAGTGAAGCGGATGCGATCCTGATCAACGGCAAACGCATTCGCGCAACACAAGAAAAAGCGATTGATGCAGTGGATTGGTCGGGCTGTGATGTGGTGATTGAGGCTACGGGTAAGCACCGTAAAGGCGAGTTCTTGAACCAGTATTTGGCACAAGGAGTAAAACGCGTCGTCGTTTCAGCGCCTGTCAAAGAAGAGGGGATCGCCAATATCGTGGTGGGGGTGAACGACCATATCTTCAATCCTGAACAACATCGCATTGTTACTGCTGCTTCTTGTACCACCAACTGTATTGCCCCTGTGGTGAAAGTGATCCACGAAAAACTGGGTATTGCGCAAGCCTCTTTTACCACCATCCATAACCTAACCAATACGCAAACCATTTTGGATGCACCGCATAAAGATTTACGCCGTGCGCGTGCTTGCGGTATGAGCCTTATCCCCACTACGACAGGTTCTGCCAAAGCGATTATCGAAATTTTCCCGGATCTGAAAGGCAAGATTGATGGACACGCCGTGCGTGTGCCGCTGGCGAATGCCTCGTTAACCGACATCATTTTTGATGTGGAGCGTGATACGACGGTGGAAGAGATCAATCAGCTGTTAAAACAAGCCTCAGAAAACGAGCTTAAGGGTATTTTGGGTTTTGAAGAGCGTCCACTGGTGTCGATTGATTACCAAGGCGATCAACGTTCAACGATTGTGGATGCGCTCTCCACTATGGTGGTTGGTAAGCGAATGGTGAAAATCTACGCTTGGTATGACAACGAAATGGGTTACGCCACGCGCACCGCGGAATTGGTTCGTAAAGTCGGCTTGGCATAA
- a CDS encoding metalloregulator ArsR/SmtB family transcription factor → MLPHQFFKLLADETRVRCLLMIAREEKVCVAELTEALNESQPKISRHLALLRASGVVVDIRQGQWVFYRISDQLPGWMRKQIQGLVESNCLKQEYQQDIQRLAEMTSRPQCCV, encoded by the coding sequence ATGTTACCTCACCAGTTTTTCAAATTACTCGCCGATGAAACGCGAGTGCGCTGCTTACTGATGATTGCTCGGGAAGAGAAGGTTTGTGTGGCTGAACTCACCGAAGCCTTGAATGAAAGTCAGCCGAAAATTTCTCGCCATTTGGCGTTGCTGCGTGCCAGCGGCGTGGTGGTCGATATCCGTCAGGGGCAGTGGGTGTTTTATCGTATTTCCGATCAACTGCCGGGATGGATGCGCAAGCAGATCCAAGGGTTGGTGGAATCCAACTGTCTTAAACAAGAATACCAGCAAGATATTCAGCGCCTCGCCGAGATGACCTCTCGTCCTCAGTGCTGTGTGTAG